CCGTTCTTTTCAGTACATCAACGATACAATGCCTTGATCCTTCCCCAAGTTGTTTCTTCAACCGGGAGCGGTGAGCAGGCGAATGCCAGCGGCGTTCCTGGGTCCAGGCGAGGTGACGGACATCCACACCCCGCACTAAGGGTATTCAACTGAAAATCGCGGATCAACTGCGCCTGTGGCTGGAAATTGCAGTCCATGCCTTCAACAGTCTCGGCACCCGGGTACGGCACGACCCTCAGCGTGCTGCAATCCGCCGCTCACTTCATCCAGCGTTCAACGTCGGTATAGCGCCTTGATACCTCCCCACGTCTTACTCTCGATTGGCAGCGGTGTGCAATCAAAGAAACCGGCCGCCCCAGGAATCGTTCGACTGATGGGGCAACCACAGCCCTGGCCAGGGGCAACCACAAACATATCCGACACACTCGCCACCTGCGGGACACCGTAGCAGTCGATTACATCAACAGTCTCAGCATCGGGATGCGGCACGACTCGTAGTCGAGGACAGTTCACGGTGGACCCCAAATACATATATGTGACAGACGCAATCATGCCACCCACGACACATGCGCCGTAGCATATGCTGATACCATCCTGCGTGTTTCCAACGGTCATCGAGTAAGCGTGAGTCTCCGAGACATACATGAGTGTCGCACCGGGATCGAGAGATAACTTGAAACGCGCACCGCGCGAACCGAACGTGTAAACGTGATTCACATAGACCGTGCGCAGGCCTGGCCCGCTGTCGTTTATCATCTGGCAGTCACGACCATACGGGCTCATCGACAACTCGATTGTGTCGGCTCTGACAACCGTCGATAGAAAAATCAAGCAGAAGACTAGAACGAAGCAGAAAGCTAGAGCCAGGAGGTTCGAAAGCGTTGGCACAAACCGCGGATAGTCGCCCGCCTGAAGCATTTCAATCTCATTCGGCAGGCTCACGTATGTGCGGTCGCGGTGCGGGTCGCTCACAGCCCAGGGACTCGAGTTGAACCTCGCCCGCTTAAAAATACGCAAGGATTCGCGATCGACAGATACGTCTTCAAGGCGGCACAAGAAAAAAGGGCGTAAGGCTAACGCGGTCGCGATAGCTCTTGCCAAGTCAGCACCCCCGTTGGCCGGAGAATATGAGGAAGGATTAACGCGGTGAGTATATCGTACCAGGGCCTCTTTTGTCCACTCGCGAATTAACGGGAACGTGCCGCTTCAGCGTTCGCCCATCACCGCGGACGCAAACCGTTCCGGCTCCGCCGGCGACACCACCACCACGCGGTCGCCGTAGCGCAACACCACCGCCAGCGAGGGATCCGTGATGTAGGCGCGGTACGTGCCCAGGTGCTTGTTGCGGAACCAGCCCGAGAACGAGAAGAATCCCCCGTTCCCGAAGATGCGAATGCCGCCCGCGATCTGCGCGGGGTCGTGCGTGGCGCTCTTGAGTCCGGTGCGCGAGAGGCGCGTCGCCCACAACAGCCGGTGCACGAGGATCGAGTCGCGCTCGATGGTGTAGCCGCGGATGGTGAAGAGTGCGGCGCCCACGATCATGAGGGCGGGCAGCAGTGCGGCCCACCACTTGGAGGAATCACCGCCCGCGCGGGTCATCGCCGCCCACGCCGCAAAGCTGGCCACCAGGCATACCATGGTTGCAAAGATCGAGACGCCGATCAGCAGGCGACTCCAGGGTGCTTTGAAATGCATCGGAACACCTCTAGCGGTTTACGAGCATGAACACCAGCACGGCCAGCGCCAGCGCGATGCGGTAATACGCAAAGACGTAGAGGCCGTGCTTGCGCAGGTAGCTGAGCAGGAAGCGGATGACCACCCAGCCGGCCACCGCCGAGGTAACGATGCCCACGATGAGCGCGGTCAGTTCTCCCGGCATGAGCGGTTGTCCGACGAGGTCGAGGCCCTTCTTGAGCGCTGCGCCCAGCATGAGCGGCGAGGCCATCAGGAATGAGAAGCGCGCGGCCTGGTCGCGGCGCAGACCGAACATCATCCCCACCGAGATGGTGATGCCGGAGCGCGACACGCCGGGGATGAGTGCGAGCGTCTGCGCGGCGCCAATGCCCACCGCCTGCCAGAGGGTGAGGCTGTGCATCTCGCCCGCATGGTTGAAACGCTTCTCCACCCACAGAAACAGAAACGCG
Above is a genomic segment from Candidatus Krumholzibacteriia bacterium containing:
- a CDS encoding PH domain-containing protein; protein product: MHFKAPWSRLLIGVSIFATMVCLVASFAAWAAMTRAGGDSSKWWAALLPALMIVGAALFTIRGYTIERDSILVHRLLWATRLSRTGLKSATHDPAQIAGGIRIFGNGGFFSFSGWFRNKHLGTYRAYITDPSLAVVLRYGDRVVVVSPAEPERFASAVMGER
- the uppP gene encoding undecaprenyl-diphosphatase UppP — translated: MAIILGLIQAATEFLPISSSAHLILARAALDFDVVDGLTFDVAVHLGTLMAIVVYFWGDLRALARGFLTSLSPKGNRSDPASLMAWYVIAACVPAGIVGYLFEADIEFYFRHPSVIVVTLIAGAFLFLWVEKRFNHAGEMHSLTLWQAVGIGAAQTLALIPGVSRSGITISVGMMFGLRRDQAARFSFLMASPLMLGAALKKGLDLVGQPLMPGELTALIVGIVTSAVAGWVVIRFLLSYLRKHGLYVFAYYRIALALAVLVFMLVNR